Proteins from a genomic interval of Onychostoma macrolepis isolate SWU-2019 chromosome 17, ASM1243209v1, whole genome shotgun sequence:
- the scaf8 gene encoding SR-related and CTD-associated factor 8 isoform X2, translating to MEAVKAFNGEFYKHVVQSVEKFIQKCKPEYKVPGLYVIDSIVRQSRHQFGQEKDVFAPRFSKNIINTFQNLYRCPADDKSKIVRVLNLWQKNNVFKSDIIQPLLDMAAGLPPPSVTPVSASSAVPVNSTTPGTPATPATPANIVQSLPDWASQISNTDTVAAVAQILQSPQGQQLQQLVQSLQMQQQKPQPSLLQALDAGLVVQLQALTAQLTAAAAANTLNPLEQRVSSFNKKLLGQFDFGNESEHSEDSKKDATSQLPVVPESINNSIFHQLAEHLQQQNLEQFQKQLMEHQQHQQKSMTMESQDTIFGPENSAAPGQSSAPPQLPEQEAKMDDSIDNQQQDMDIDEGQDTVDEELFEAEEKKTSSTRSRTLSRSRSRSPKRRRSRSRSGSRKRKHRKRSRSRSRDRKRKSSRSYSSERRAREREKERQKKGLPPIRSRVLSVCSTTLWVGQVDKKATQQDLTNLFEEFGQIESINMIPPRGCAYICMVHRQDAYRALQKLSTGSYKIGSKVIKIAWALNKGVKQEYKQFWDVDLGVTYIPWEKVKLDDLDDFAEGGMIDQETVNNEWESQRNTETAKETQSQAVTAETSTASSTPSEAFTQPVTMMPLQIPVAQTVPAVGLVPPSFPVTMAMPPPGFGPPPPFLRAGFNASQPPPGFMATPGVGPSAVGTSLASAQTSLVQPSLPTTQENSKDSPFGAMIPPTSTIPGSFIPSAMPGAGVFNPVGAQHQQSSTDKTPQLAETMETASEITLQGMQNAVRSGMGLLGMHPSASLTHPLSGQRMAGLLPLELRPNLLQGPGGRFPLLMQPGLAHQTNNVLDASLQAQARVRVPFSQMEQFNRAEGTFARAPNPSSAGADSLAKTDNETPPRSDVGSQQEGDQDYRFPPPEKQSTGLLKTPPLEMRTEPVPARPPLLERPPRTVLQAEGREGRRENMSGCFRAESRWGPPRGDFDERDMRGMSGGPPKGFQEDRSNPNFQNRFEGRSGSSSGPAWNRGTGPSFNANMHQDYDDRRRPWERQKDRDDRDMDFRGEMNGNRHSRERDRDRERERDRNRDRERGRERNRERDRERERERDRERENEKDKERWTPLSSQSQPQPLLPKSQPLLPLPTPLVAQPQAQEQAQMKSPSPPVPQHQPHPEPQPTVRDAELQPDVTPELQSQPKSLSPPEETARSQEQEGASCVNGMETDSKPQLNILEPASQSAAEPSRSPSPSLTATPTCFQNEPLKGEKTPEMSVSSSVDADTEQTGPKVNAETEPELEKTDTEET from the exons TTCTACAAACATGTCGTCCAAAGTGTGGAGAAATTCATTCAAAAG tGCAAGCCTGAATACAAAGTCCCCGGTCTGTACGTCATTGACTCCATTGTGCGGCAGTCTCGTCACCAGTTTGGTCAAGAGAAAGATGTTTTCGCTCCACGCTTCAGTAAGAACATCATTAACACGTTCCAAAACCTCTACCGCTGCCCAGCTGATGACAAG AGTAAGATTGTCCGAGTACTAAATCTATGGCAGAAAAACAATGTCTTCAAGAGTGACATCATCCAGCCTCTACTGGATATGGCCGCAGGGCTCCCACCCCCCAGCGTTACGCCCGTCTCTGCCAGCAGTGCCGTACCCGTCAACAGCACTACTCCTG GAACCCCAGCAACTCCTGCCACTCCAGCCAACATAGTGCAGAGTCTCCCAGACTGGGCGTCTCAGATCTCCAACACAGACACAGTGGCTGCGGTCGCCCAGATCTTACAGAGTCCCCAGGGCCAGCAG TTGCAGCAGCTTGTTCAGAGCCTCCAGATGCAGCAGCAGAAACCTCAGCCCTCTCTGCTGCAGGCGCTGGATGCAGGTTTGGTGGTGCAGCTGCAGGCCCTTACTGCACAGCTCACTGCAGCCGCAGCAGCCAACACACTCAACCCACTGGAGCAGAGAGTTTCCTCATTTAACAAG AAGCTGTTGGGTCAGTTTGATTTTGGGAATGAGTCGGAACACAGCGAGGATTCTAAGAAAGATGCTACATCTCAgtt ACCTGTGGTGCCAGAGTCCATCAATAACTCAATATTTCATCAGCTGGCCGAGCATCTTCAGCAGCAAAACCTTGAGCAGTTTCAGAAGCAGCTAATGGAGCACCAGCAGCATCAACAGAAG TCTATGACCATGGAGAGCCAGGATACCATCTTTGGTCCTGAAAATTCAGCCGCTCCTGGCCAGAGCAGTGCCCCACCACAGCTCCCAGAACAAGAAGCAAAAATGGATGACTCCATTGATAACCAGCAACAG GACATGGATATTGATGAGGGACAGGATACTGTAGATGAGGAGCTCTTTGAGGCTGAGGAGAAGAAAACAAGCAGCACCCGTTCAAGAACACTTTCGAGATCTCGGTCCAG GTCACCTAAGAGAAGGAGGTCAAGGTCTCGCTCAGGGTCTCGAAAGCGCAAACACAGGAAGAGATCACGGTCTCGCTCAAGGGACAGAAAGAGGAAGTCCTCACGTTCTTATTCCAGTGAGCGACGAGCACGGGAAAGAGAAAAGGAACGGCAGAAAAAAGGACTTCCTCCTATCCGCTCAAGGGTTCTAAGTG TTTGCAGCACTACTCTATGGGTTGGCCAAGTGGACAAGAAAGCCACCCAACAAGATCTTACTAACCTCTTCGAAGAGTTTGGCCAGATTGAATCTATCAAT ATGATTCCTCCCAGAGGCTGTGCTTACATCTGTATGGTTCATCGTCAGGATGCATATCGTGCCCTTCAGAAACTGAGCACAGGCTCCTACAAAATCGGTTCAAAGGTCATCAAA ATTGCTTGGGCCCTCAATAAAGGGGTGAAACAGGAGTATAAGCAGTTCTGGGATGTGGACCTTGGGGTGACTTATATCCCATGGGAGAAGGTCAAACTGGATGATCTGGATGACTTTGCAGAGGGAGGCATGATTGACCAGGAGACCGTCAACAATG AATGGGAATCCCAGAGAAATACTGAGACCGCCAAAGAGACTCAGAGCCAGGCTGTTACAGCTGAAACCAGTACAGCAAGCAGCACACCCAGTGAGGCCTTTACCCAGCCTGTCACTATGATGCCCTTGCAG ATTCCAGTGGCACAGACGGTCCCTGCTGTTGGCCTTGTGCCTCCATCCTTCCCTGTCACCATGGCAATGCCCCCACCAGGCTTTGGTCCCCCACCACCATTTCTAAGGGCAGGGTTTAATGCCTCACAGCCTCCTCCAG GTTTCATGGCCACGCCAGGAGTAGGACCGTCAGCAGTTGGAACCAGTCTTGCTTCAGCTCAGACCT CTCTAGTGCAGCCTTCGTTGCCAACCACTCAAGAGAACAGCAAGGATTCTCCGTTTGGAGCCATGATTCCTCCCACCAGTACTATTCCTGGGAGTTTTATTCCGTCAGCAATGCCCGGGGCAGGAGTCTTTAACCCTGTGGGAGCACAGCATCAGCAGAGCAGCACAGACAAAACACCTCAGTTGGCAGAAACGATGGAGACAGCTTCTGAAATAACACTACAGG gaatGCAAAATGCAGTGCGCAGTGGAATGGGTCTCCTCGGTATGCACCCTTCTGCATCTCTAACACATCCTCTGTCTGGCCAGAGGATGGCAGGGCTGCTTCCCCTGGAACTGCGACCCAACCTGCTCCAGGGTCCTGGGGGCCGCTTCCCCCTGCTCATGCAGCCAGGCCTTGCACATCAGACCAATAACGTCCTGGATGCTTCACTTCAAGCCCAAGCCCGCGTTCGGGTTCCATTCTCTCAAATGGAGCAGTTCAACCGTGCTGAAGGCACTTTCGCAAGGGCACCTAACCCTTCATCTGCTGGAGCTGACAGTCTGGCCAAGACTGATAATGAAACACCACCCAGGTCAGATGTAGGTTCCCAACAAGAAGGAGATCAGGACTATCGCTTTCCACCACCAGAGAAGCAGAGCACGGGGTTGTTGAAGACGCCTCCTTTGGAGATGCGTACTGAGCCTGTGCCTGCCAGACCTCCTTTACTAGAACGACCTCCGAGAACAGTCTTGCAAGCCGAAGGTCGAGAGGGTAGAAGAGAAAATATGTCCGGATGTTTCAGGGCAGAAAGTCGCTGGGGACCACCCAGGGGGGATTTTGACGAGCGAGACATGAGGGGGATGTCTGGTGGACCTCCAAAGGGTTTCCAGGAGGATCGTTCCAACCCTAACTTTCAGAATCGATTCGAGGGCCGCAGCGGAAGTTCATCAGGACCCGCTTGGAATCGCGGAACTGGGCCTTCTTTTAATGCCAACATGCACCAGGACTACGATGATCGTCGCAGACCTTGGGAAAGACAGAAGGACCGAGATGACAGGGATATGGACTTCCGGGGTGAAATGAACGGCAATCGTCATAGCCGGGAGCGAGACAGAGACCGCGAAAGGGAGAGGGACAGGAATCGGGACCGTGAACGCGGCAGAGAGCGGAatcgcgagagagaccgagaaCGGGAGCGTGAAAGggacagagagagggagaacgAGAAGGACAAAGAGCGCTGGACACCCCTTTCTTCACAATCTCAGCCTCAACCGTTGCTTCCCAAGTCTCAGCCGCTGCTCCCTCTGCCGACCCCCTTGGTCGCTCAGCCTCAAGCACAAGAACAAGCGCAAATGAAGTCGCCGTCTCCGCCAGTGCCCCAACACCAGCCTCATCCAGAACCACAACCAACAGTACGAGATGCTGAACTGCAACCAGATGTAACGCCAGAGCTGCAGTCACAGCCCAAGTCACTCAGCCCCCCTGAAGAGACCGCAAGAAGTCAAGAGCAGGAGGGAGCGTCATGTGTCAATGGAATGGAGACCGATTCAAAACCTCAGCTAAACATTTTGGAACCTGCATCCCAGAGCGCTGCAGAGCCCTCTCGTAGCCCCTCTCCATCCCTTACCGCCACACCCACCTGCTTCCAGAACGAGCCCTTGAAAGGAGAGAAGACCCCAGAAATGTCTGTTTCCTCCTCTGTGGATGCAGACACTGAACAGACTGGGCCAAAGGTGAACGCTGAGACTGAACCTGAGCTAGAGAAAACAGACACTGAGGAAACATAA
- the scaf8 gene encoding SR-related and CTD-associated factor 8 isoform X3: MAAGLPPPSVTPVSASSAVPVNSTTPGTPATPATPANIVQSLPDWASQISNTDTVAAVAQILQSPQGQQLQQLVQSLQMQQQKPQPSLLQALDAGLVVQLQALTAQLTAAAAANTLNPLEQRVSSFNKKLLGQFDFGNESEHSEDSKKDATSQLPVVPESINNSIFHQLAEHLQQQNLEQFQKQLMEHQQHQQKSMTMESQDTIFGPENSAAPGQSSAPPQLPEQEAKMDDSIDNQQQDMDIDEGQDTVDEELFEAEEKKTSSTRSRTLSRSRSRSPKRRRSRSRSGSRKRKHRKRSRSRSRDRKRKSSRSYSSERRAREREKERQKKGLPPIRSRVLSVCSTTLWVGQVDKKATQQDLTNLFEEFGQIESINMIPPRGCAYICMVHRQDAYRALQKLSTGSYKIGSKVIKIAWALNKGVKQEYKQFWDVDLGVTYIPWEKVKLDDLDDFAEGGMIDQETVNNEWESQRNTETAKETQSQAVTAETSTASSTPSEAFTQPVTMMPLQIPVAQTVPAVGLVPPSFPVTMAMPPPGFGPPPPFLRAGFNASQPPPGFMATPGVGPSAVGTSLASAQTSLVQPSLPTTQENSKDSPFGAMIPPTSTIPGSFIPSAMPGAGVFNPVGAQHQQSSTDKTPQLAETMETASEITLQGMQNAVRSGMGLLGMHPSASLTHPLSGQRMAGLLPLELRPNLLQGPGGRFPLLMQPGLAHQTNNVLDASLQAQARVRVPFSQMEQFNRAEGTFARAPNPSSAGADSLAKTDNETPPRSDVGSQQEGDQDYRFPPPEKQSTGLLKTPPLEMRTEPVPARPPLLERPPRTVLQAEGREGRRENMSGCFRAESRWGPPRGDFDERDMRGMSGGPPKGFQEDRSNPNFQNRFEGRSGSSSGPAWNRGTGPSFNANMHQDYDDRRRPWERQKDRDDRDMDFRGEMNGNRHSRERDRDRERERDRNRDRERGRERNRERDRERERERDRERENEKDKERWTPLSSQSQPQPLLPKSQPLLPLPTPLVAQPQAQEQAQMKSPSPPVPQHQPHPEPQPTVRDAELQPDVTPELQSQPKSLSPPEETARSQEQEGASCVNGMETDSKPQLNILEPASQSAAEPSRSPSPSLTATPTCFQNEPLKGEKTPEMSVSSSVDADTEQTGPKVNAETEPELEKTDTEET; the protein is encoded by the exons ATGGCCGCAGGGCTCCCACCCCCCAGCGTTACGCCCGTCTCTGCCAGCAGTGCCGTACCCGTCAACAGCACTACTCCTG GAACCCCAGCAACTCCTGCCACTCCAGCCAACATAGTGCAGAGTCTCCCAGACTGGGCGTCTCAGATCTCCAACACAGACACAGTGGCTGCGGTCGCCCAGATCTTACAGAGTCCCCAGGGCCAGCAG TTGCAGCAGCTTGTTCAGAGCCTCCAGATGCAGCAGCAGAAACCTCAGCCCTCTCTGCTGCAGGCGCTGGATGCAGGTTTGGTGGTGCAGCTGCAGGCCCTTACTGCACAGCTCACTGCAGCCGCAGCAGCCAACACACTCAACCCACTGGAGCAGAGAGTTTCCTCATTTAACAAG AAGCTGTTGGGTCAGTTTGATTTTGGGAATGAGTCGGAACACAGCGAGGATTCTAAGAAAGATGCTACATCTCAgtt ACCTGTGGTGCCAGAGTCCATCAATAACTCAATATTTCATCAGCTGGCCGAGCATCTTCAGCAGCAAAACCTTGAGCAGTTTCAGAAGCAGCTAATGGAGCACCAGCAGCATCAACAGAAG TCTATGACCATGGAGAGCCAGGATACCATCTTTGGTCCTGAAAATTCAGCCGCTCCTGGCCAGAGCAGTGCCCCACCACAGCTCCCAGAACAAGAAGCAAAAATGGATGACTCCATTGATAACCAGCAACAG GACATGGATATTGATGAGGGACAGGATACTGTAGATGAGGAGCTCTTTGAGGCTGAGGAGAAGAAAACAAGCAGCACCCGTTCAAGAACACTTTCGAGATCTCGGTCCAG GTCACCTAAGAGAAGGAGGTCAAGGTCTCGCTCAGGGTCTCGAAAGCGCAAACACAGGAAGAGATCACGGTCTCGCTCAAGGGACAGAAAGAGGAAGTCCTCACGTTCTTATTCCAGTGAGCGACGAGCACGGGAAAGAGAAAAGGAACGGCAGAAAAAAGGACTTCCTCCTATCCGCTCAAGGGTTCTAAGTG TTTGCAGCACTACTCTATGGGTTGGCCAAGTGGACAAGAAAGCCACCCAACAAGATCTTACTAACCTCTTCGAAGAGTTTGGCCAGATTGAATCTATCAAT ATGATTCCTCCCAGAGGCTGTGCTTACATCTGTATGGTTCATCGTCAGGATGCATATCGTGCCCTTCAGAAACTGAGCACAGGCTCCTACAAAATCGGTTCAAAGGTCATCAAA ATTGCTTGGGCCCTCAATAAAGGGGTGAAACAGGAGTATAAGCAGTTCTGGGATGTGGACCTTGGGGTGACTTATATCCCATGGGAGAAGGTCAAACTGGATGATCTGGATGACTTTGCAGAGGGAGGCATGATTGACCAGGAGACCGTCAACAATG AATGGGAATCCCAGAGAAATACTGAGACCGCCAAAGAGACTCAGAGCCAGGCTGTTACAGCTGAAACCAGTACAGCAAGCAGCACACCCAGTGAGGCCTTTACCCAGCCTGTCACTATGATGCCCTTGCAG ATTCCAGTGGCACAGACGGTCCCTGCTGTTGGCCTTGTGCCTCCATCCTTCCCTGTCACCATGGCAATGCCCCCACCAGGCTTTGGTCCCCCACCACCATTTCTAAGGGCAGGGTTTAATGCCTCACAGCCTCCTCCAG GTTTCATGGCCACGCCAGGAGTAGGACCGTCAGCAGTTGGAACCAGTCTTGCTTCAGCTCAGACCT CTCTAGTGCAGCCTTCGTTGCCAACCACTCAAGAGAACAGCAAGGATTCTCCGTTTGGAGCCATGATTCCTCCCACCAGTACTATTCCTGGGAGTTTTATTCCGTCAGCAATGCCCGGGGCAGGAGTCTTTAACCCTGTGGGAGCACAGCATCAGCAGAGCAGCACAGACAAAACACCTCAGTTGGCAGAAACGATGGAGACAGCTTCTGAAATAACACTACAGG gaatGCAAAATGCAGTGCGCAGTGGAATGGGTCTCCTCGGTATGCACCCTTCTGCATCTCTAACACATCCTCTGTCTGGCCAGAGGATGGCAGGGCTGCTTCCCCTGGAACTGCGACCCAACCTGCTCCAGGGTCCTGGGGGCCGCTTCCCCCTGCTCATGCAGCCAGGCCTTGCACATCAGACCAATAACGTCCTGGATGCTTCACTTCAAGCCCAAGCCCGCGTTCGGGTTCCATTCTCTCAAATGGAGCAGTTCAACCGTGCTGAAGGCACTTTCGCAAGGGCACCTAACCCTTCATCTGCTGGAGCTGACAGTCTGGCCAAGACTGATAATGAAACACCACCCAGGTCAGATGTAGGTTCCCAACAAGAAGGAGATCAGGACTATCGCTTTCCACCACCAGAGAAGCAGAGCACGGGGTTGTTGAAGACGCCTCCTTTGGAGATGCGTACTGAGCCTGTGCCTGCCAGACCTCCTTTACTAGAACGACCTCCGAGAACAGTCTTGCAAGCCGAAGGTCGAGAGGGTAGAAGAGAAAATATGTCCGGATGTTTCAGGGCAGAAAGTCGCTGGGGACCACCCAGGGGGGATTTTGACGAGCGAGACATGAGGGGGATGTCTGGTGGACCTCCAAAGGGTTTCCAGGAGGATCGTTCCAACCCTAACTTTCAGAATCGATTCGAGGGCCGCAGCGGAAGTTCATCAGGACCCGCTTGGAATCGCGGAACTGGGCCTTCTTTTAATGCCAACATGCACCAGGACTACGATGATCGTCGCAGACCTTGGGAAAGACAGAAGGACCGAGATGACAGGGATATGGACTTCCGGGGTGAAATGAACGGCAATCGTCATAGCCGGGAGCGAGACAGAGACCGCGAAAGGGAGAGGGACAGGAATCGGGACCGTGAACGCGGCAGAGAGCGGAatcgcgagagagaccgagaaCGGGAGCGTGAAAGggacagagagagggagaacgAGAAGGACAAAGAGCGCTGGACACCCCTTTCTTCACAATCTCAGCCTCAACCGTTGCTTCCCAAGTCTCAGCCGCTGCTCCCTCTGCCGACCCCCTTGGTCGCTCAGCCTCAAGCACAAGAACAAGCGCAAATGAAGTCGCCGTCTCCGCCAGTGCCCCAACACCAGCCTCATCCAGAACCACAACCAACAGTACGAGATGCTGAACTGCAACCAGATGTAACGCCAGAGCTGCAGTCACAGCCCAAGTCACTCAGCCCCCCTGAAGAGACCGCAAGAAGTCAAGAGCAGGAGGGAGCGTCATGTGTCAATGGAATGGAGACCGATTCAAAACCTCAGCTAAACATTTTGGAACCTGCATCCCAGAGCGCTGCAGAGCCCTCTCGTAGCCCCTCTCCATCCCTTACCGCCACACCCACCTGCTTCCAGAACGAGCCCTTGAAAGGAGAGAAGACCCCAGAAATGTCTGTTTCCTCCTCTGTGGATGCAGACACTGAACAGACTGGGCCAAAGGTGAACGCTGAGACTGAACCTGAGCTAGAGAAAACAGACACTGAGGAAACATAA
- the scaf8 gene encoding SR-related and CTD-associated factor 8 isoform X1 gives MEAVKAFNGELYSLNEYKPPISKAKMTQITKSAIKAIKFYKHVVQSVEKFIQKCKPEYKVPGLYVIDSIVRQSRHQFGQEKDVFAPRFSKNIINTFQNLYRCPADDKSKIVRVLNLWQKNNVFKSDIIQPLLDMAAGLPPPSVTPVSASSAVPVNSTTPGTPATPATPANIVQSLPDWASQISNTDTVAAVAQILQSPQGQQLQQLVQSLQMQQQKPQPSLLQALDAGLVVQLQALTAQLTAAAAANTLNPLEQRVSSFNKKLLGQFDFGNESEHSEDSKKDATSQLPVVPESINNSIFHQLAEHLQQQNLEQFQKQLMEHQQHQQKSMTMESQDTIFGPENSAAPGQSSAPPQLPEQEAKMDDSIDNQQQDMDIDEGQDTVDEELFEAEEKKTSSTRSRTLSRSRSRSPKRRRSRSRSGSRKRKHRKRSRSRSRDRKRKSSRSYSSERRAREREKERQKKGLPPIRSRVLSVCSTTLWVGQVDKKATQQDLTNLFEEFGQIESINMIPPRGCAYICMVHRQDAYRALQKLSTGSYKIGSKVIKIAWALNKGVKQEYKQFWDVDLGVTYIPWEKVKLDDLDDFAEGGMIDQETVNNEWESQRNTETAKETQSQAVTAETSTASSTPSEAFTQPVTMMPLQIPVAQTVPAVGLVPPSFPVTMAMPPPGFGPPPPFLRAGFNASQPPPGFMATPGVGPSAVGTSLASAQTSLVQPSLPTTQENSKDSPFGAMIPPTSTIPGSFIPSAMPGAGVFNPVGAQHQQSSTDKTPQLAETMETASEITLQGMQNAVRSGMGLLGMHPSASLTHPLSGQRMAGLLPLELRPNLLQGPGGRFPLLMQPGLAHQTNNVLDASLQAQARVRVPFSQMEQFNRAEGTFARAPNPSSAGADSLAKTDNETPPRSDVGSQQEGDQDYRFPPPEKQSTGLLKTPPLEMRTEPVPARPPLLERPPRTVLQAEGREGRRENMSGCFRAESRWGPPRGDFDERDMRGMSGGPPKGFQEDRSNPNFQNRFEGRSGSSSGPAWNRGTGPSFNANMHQDYDDRRRPWERQKDRDDRDMDFRGEMNGNRHSRERDRDRERERDRNRDRERGRERNRERDRERERERDRERENEKDKERWTPLSSQSQPQPLLPKSQPLLPLPTPLVAQPQAQEQAQMKSPSPPVPQHQPHPEPQPTVRDAELQPDVTPELQSQPKSLSPPEETARSQEQEGASCVNGMETDSKPQLNILEPASQSAAEPSRSPSPSLTATPTCFQNEPLKGEKTPEMSVSSSVDADTEQTGPKVNAETEPELEKTDTEET, from the exons TTCTACAAACATGTCGTCCAAAGTGTGGAGAAATTCATTCAAAAG tGCAAGCCTGAATACAAAGTCCCCGGTCTGTACGTCATTGACTCCATTGTGCGGCAGTCTCGTCACCAGTTTGGTCAAGAGAAAGATGTTTTCGCTCCACGCTTCAGTAAGAACATCATTAACACGTTCCAAAACCTCTACCGCTGCCCAGCTGATGACAAG AGTAAGATTGTCCGAGTACTAAATCTATGGCAGAAAAACAATGTCTTCAAGAGTGACATCATCCAGCCTCTACTGGATATGGCCGCAGGGCTCCCACCCCCCAGCGTTACGCCCGTCTCTGCCAGCAGTGCCGTACCCGTCAACAGCACTACTCCTG GAACCCCAGCAACTCCTGCCACTCCAGCCAACATAGTGCAGAGTCTCCCAGACTGGGCGTCTCAGATCTCCAACACAGACACAGTGGCTGCGGTCGCCCAGATCTTACAGAGTCCCCAGGGCCAGCAG TTGCAGCAGCTTGTTCAGAGCCTCCAGATGCAGCAGCAGAAACCTCAGCCCTCTCTGCTGCAGGCGCTGGATGCAGGTTTGGTGGTGCAGCTGCAGGCCCTTACTGCACAGCTCACTGCAGCCGCAGCAGCCAACACACTCAACCCACTGGAGCAGAGAGTTTCCTCATTTAACAAG AAGCTGTTGGGTCAGTTTGATTTTGGGAATGAGTCGGAACACAGCGAGGATTCTAAGAAAGATGCTACATCTCAgtt ACCTGTGGTGCCAGAGTCCATCAATAACTCAATATTTCATCAGCTGGCCGAGCATCTTCAGCAGCAAAACCTTGAGCAGTTTCAGAAGCAGCTAATGGAGCACCAGCAGCATCAACAGAAG TCTATGACCATGGAGAGCCAGGATACCATCTTTGGTCCTGAAAATTCAGCCGCTCCTGGCCAGAGCAGTGCCCCACCACAGCTCCCAGAACAAGAAGCAAAAATGGATGACTCCATTGATAACCAGCAACAG GACATGGATATTGATGAGGGACAGGATACTGTAGATGAGGAGCTCTTTGAGGCTGAGGAGAAGAAAACAAGCAGCACCCGTTCAAGAACACTTTCGAGATCTCGGTCCAG GTCACCTAAGAGAAGGAGGTCAAGGTCTCGCTCAGGGTCTCGAAAGCGCAAACACAGGAAGAGATCACGGTCTCGCTCAAGGGACAGAAAGAGGAAGTCCTCACGTTCTTATTCCAGTGAGCGACGAGCACGGGAAAGAGAAAAGGAACGGCAGAAAAAAGGACTTCCTCCTATCCGCTCAAGGGTTCTAAGTG TTTGCAGCACTACTCTATGGGTTGGCCAAGTGGACAAGAAAGCCACCCAACAAGATCTTACTAACCTCTTCGAAGAGTTTGGCCAGATTGAATCTATCAAT ATGATTCCTCCCAGAGGCTGTGCTTACATCTGTATGGTTCATCGTCAGGATGCATATCGTGCCCTTCAGAAACTGAGCACAGGCTCCTACAAAATCGGTTCAAAGGTCATCAAA ATTGCTTGGGCCCTCAATAAAGGGGTGAAACAGGAGTATAAGCAGTTCTGGGATGTGGACCTTGGGGTGACTTATATCCCATGGGAGAAGGTCAAACTGGATGATCTGGATGACTTTGCAGAGGGAGGCATGATTGACCAGGAGACCGTCAACAATG AATGGGAATCCCAGAGAAATACTGAGACCGCCAAAGAGACTCAGAGCCAGGCTGTTACAGCTGAAACCAGTACAGCAAGCAGCACACCCAGTGAGGCCTTTACCCAGCCTGTCACTATGATGCCCTTGCAG ATTCCAGTGGCACAGACGGTCCCTGCTGTTGGCCTTGTGCCTCCATCCTTCCCTGTCACCATGGCAATGCCCCCACCAGGCTTTGGTCCCCCACCACCATTTCTAAGGGCAGGGTTTAATGCCTCACAGCCTCCTCCAG GTTTCATGGCCACGCCAGGAGTAGGACCGTCAGCAGTTGGAACCAGTCTTGCTTCAGCTCAGACCT CTCTAGTGCAGCCTTCGTTGCCAACCACTCAAGAGAACAGCAAGGATTCTCCGTTTGGAGCCATGATTCCTCCCACCAGTACTATTCCTGGGAGTTTTATTCCGTCAGCAATGCCCGGGGCAGGAGTCTTTAACCCTGTGGGAGCACAGCATCAGCAGAGCAGCACAGACAAAACACCTCAGTTGGCAGAAACGATGGAGACAGCTTCTGAAATAACACTACAGG gaatGCAAAATGCAGTGCGCAGTGGAATGGGTCTCCTCGGTATGCACCCTTCTGCATCTCTAACACATCCTCTGTCTGGCCAGAGGATGGCAGGGCTGCTTCCCCTGGAACTGCGACCCAACCTGCTCCAGGGTCCTGGGGGCCGCTTCCCCCTGCTCATGCAGCCAGGCCTTGCACATCAGACCAATAACGTCCTGGATGCTTCACTTCAAGCCCAAGCCCGCGTTCGGGTTCCATTCTCTCAAATGGAGCAGTTCAACCGTGCTGAAGGCACTTTCGCAAGGGCACCTAACCCTTCATCTGCTGGAGCTGACAGTCTGGCCAAGACTGATAATGAAACACCACCCAGGTCAGATGTAGGTTCCCAACAAGAAGGAGATCAGGACTATCGCTTTCCACCACCAGAGAAGCAGAGCACGGGGTTGTTGAAGACGCCTCCTTTGGAGATGCGTACTGAGCCTGTGCCTGCCAGACCTCCTTTACTAGAACGACCTCCGAGAACAGTCTTGCAAGCCGAAGGTCGAGAGGGTAGAAGAGAAAATATGTCCGGATGTTTCAGGGCAGAAAGTCGCTGGGGACCACCCAGGGGGGATTTTGACGAGCGAGACATGAGGGGGATGTCTGGTGGACCTCCAAAGGGTTTCCAGGAGGATCGTTCCAACCCTAACTTTCAGAATCGATTCGAGGGCCGCAGCGGAAGTTCATCAGGACCCGCTTGGAATCGCGGAACTGGGCCTTCTTTTAATGCCAACATGCACCAGGACTACGATGATCGTCGCAGACCTTGGGAAAGACAGAAGGACCGAGATGACAGGGATATGGACTTCCGGGGTGAAATGAACGGCAATCGTCATAGCCGGGAGCGAGACAGAGACCGCGAAAGGGAGAGGGACAGGAATCGGGACCGTGAACGCGGCAGAGAGCGGAatcgcgagagagaccgagaaCGGGAGCGTGAAAGggacagagagagggagaacgAGAAGGACAAAGAGCGCTGGACACCCCTTTCTTCACAATCTCAGCCTCAACCGTTGCTTCCCAAGTCTCAGCCGCTGCTCCCTCTGCCGACCCCCTTGGTCGCTCAGCCTCAAGCACAAGAACAAGCGCAAATGAAGTCGCCGTCTCCGCCAGTGCCCCAACACCAGCCTCATCCAGAACCACAACCAACAGTACGAGATGCTGAACTGCAACCAGATGTAACGCCAGAGCTGCAGTCACAGCCCAAGTCACTCAGCCCCCCTGAAGAGACCGCAAGAAGTCAAGAGCAGGAGGGAGCGTCATGTGTCAATGGAATGGAGACCGATTCAAAACCTCAGCTAAACATTTTGGAACCTGCATCCCAGAGCGCTGCAGAGCCCTCTCGTAGCCCCTCTCCATCCCTTACCGCCACACCCACCTGCTTCCAGAACGAGCCCTTGAAAGGAGAGAAGACCCCAGAAATGTCTGTTTCCTCCTCTGTGGATGCAGACACTGAACAGACTGGGCCAAAGGTGAACGCTGAGACTGAACCTGAGCTAGAGAAAACAGACACTGAGGAAACATAA